The sequence CACCAGCTCCGACGCGTTCGGAGCGACGATGACGCCGCCGATGACGGTGCCGGAGCCGGTCCGCGCGAAGATCTTCACGAAGCCGTCGCGGATGCCCATCATCTTCGCCCGCGGGTTGGAGGCGAGCGGCAGCTTGTAGATCTCGCCCTGGGCTGTGCCGTCCTCGATCTGGGCCTGGGTCCAGCCGACGGTCGCGATCTCGGGCTGCGTGAAGATGTTCGAGGTGACGTTGCGGATCTCGATCGGCGTCACCGCGTCGCCCATCGCGTGGAAGACGGCGGTGCGGCCCTGCATCGACGCGACGGAGGCGAGCGGGAGGAAGTCGCTGCAGTCTCCGGCCGCGTAGACGGACGGGATGGAGGTCCGGGCGACGCGGTTGACGCGGATGTGGCCCGTCTCGGTGAGCTGGACACCGGCCTCCGCGAGGCCGATCCCGGCCGTGTTCGGGACGGAGCCGACGGCCAGCAGGCAGTGCGTGCCCTCGATCCTGCGCCCGTCGGTCAGGGTGGCGACGACCACGTCGCCCTCGCGCTCGACCGACTGCGCGCGGGCCTTCGACAGGACCCTCATGCCGTTGCGGGTGAAGACGTCCTCGATCACGCCCGCCGCGTCGGCGTCCTCGCCGGGGAGCACGCGGTCGCGGCTCGAGACGAGCGTGACCTCCGACCCGAGGGCACGGTAGGCGCTGGCGAACTCGGCTCCGGTCACCCCGGAACCCACGACGATCAGGTGCTCGGGGACCGACCGGAGCGTGTAGAGCTGCGTCCAGGTCAGGATCCGCTCGCCGTCGGGCCTGGCGGTCTCGAGCTCGCGCGGGCGCGCACCGGTGCTGATCACGACGGTGTCGGCCTCGATCTCGTCGAAGTCGGTGCCGGCGACGGCTCGGCCGTCCTCGGTCGACCCCACGGTGGAGACGACGACGGTCGACGGGTCCGCGAGGCGGCCGATCCCCGAGACGAGTCGGACTCCGGCGCGGATCAGCTGGGCGCGCATGTCCTCCGACTGCTGGCGCGCCAGACGCACGAGCCGCTCGTTGACAGCCTGGAGATTCACCGCGACCTGGGGCCGCACGGGCCGACCGCTGTCGCCGCGGGTGAAGAACTGGACCCCGAGGTCGGCGGCGTCGCCGAGCGCGTTGCTCGCCTCGGCGACGGCGATCAGAGCCTTCGACGGGACGACGTCGGTGATGACCGCCGCACCGCCGATGCCGACGCCCTCGACGAGGGTGACCTCGGCTCCGAGCTGCGCACCGCTCAGGGCGGCCTCGTAGCCGCCGGGGCCGCCGCCGATGATGGCGATGCGGTGCTTGCGCTCGAACTCGTAGCTCATCTGCTCATTATCGCGGCCCGGTCGGGAGTCGCGGCCTGGGAGTCGCGGGCTGGTCGGGAGTCGCGGCCCGGTCGGGAGTCGCGGCCTGGGAGTCGCGGGCTGGTCGGGAGTCGCGGCCCGGTCGGGAGTCGCGGCCTGTGCAGACCGGGCGGCCTGTGGACAGTCGCTGCCGAGGTCTCCCGCCGCCTCTAGAGTGGATCGCATGTCTTCGACCACCACGAATCCCCTCGACGACCCGTCGGCCGACCCCTTCGAGATCGCCGCCACCGCCGCCGACGAGATCGCGCGCGCCACCGGTGTCGCCCACCACGACGTCGCCCTCACCCTCGGCAGCGGCTGGGCCAAGGCCGCCGAGCTGATCGGCGAGACCGTCGCCGAGATCCCCGCCACCGAAATCACCGGCTTCAGCGCCTCCGCGGTGGTCGGCCACTCCGGCTCGCTCCGCAGCATCGCCCTGGCCGACGGGCGCCACGCCCTCGTCATCGGCGCGCGCACGCACTACTACGAGGGCCACGGCGTCCGCCGCGTCGTCCACAGCGTCCGCACGGCCGCGGCCACCGGTGCGAAGATCATGATCCTCACCAACGGCGCCGGCGGCATCCGCGAGACCTGGACGCCCGGCTCCCCCGTCCTGATCAGCGACCACATCAACCTCACGGCCGACTCCCCGCTCGAGGGCGCGACCTTCATCGACCTCACCGACCTCTACTCGAAGCGCCTCCGCGACCTCGCGCGCACCATCGACCCGACCCTCGACGAGGGCGTGTACACGCAGTTCCGCGGCCCGCACTACGAGACCCCGGCCGAGGTGCAGATGGCCAAGGCGATCGGCGGCCACATCGTCGGCATGTCCACCAGCCTCGAGGCCATCGCTGCCCGACAGGCCGGCATGGAGATCCTCGGCTTCTCCCTCATCACCAACCTCGCCGCGGGCATCCAGAAGACTCCTCTGAGCCACGCCGAGGTCCTCCAGGCCGGGCGCGACGCCGAGCCGGTGATCAGCGACCTCCTGGCCCGGGTGGTGGCGGCGCTGTGAGCCTGTCCGACGGGACGCGGGCTCGGGCCGAGGCCTGGGCCGCGCAGGATCCCGACCCCGAGACGCGCTCCGAGCTCCTCCGACTGCTCGAGACTGCTGTTGCCGACGGTGACGCCGCTGAGGCTGCTGCCGCCGACATCGAGGCCCGGTTCGACGGTCGTCTGCAGTTCGGCACGGCCGGTCTCCGGGGCGAACTCGGCGCAGGATCGACCCGCATGAACCGCGTCCTCGTGGCTCAGGCCGCCGCGGGCTTCGCGTCGTTCCTGCTGTCGCGGTCGTCGGCTCCCGCAGCCGACGGCTCGACCTCCGATGCCGGCCGCGCGCCGTCCATCGTGATCGGCTACGACGGCCGCAAGAACAGCGACGTCTTCGCCCGCGACACCGCCGAGATCATGGCGGCGGCCGGCGTCTCGGCGACCCTGCTGCCTCGGGCGCTTCCCACGCCCGTCCTCGCCTTCGCCGTCCGGCACCTCGATGTCAGCGCCGGTGTGATGGTCACGGCCAGCCACAACCCGCCGCGCGACAACGGCTACAAGGTCTACCTCGGCGACGACGACCACGGCTCCCAGATCGTGAGCCCCGTCGACGGCGAGATCGCCTCCTTCATCGACACGGCCGCCGAGGGCAGCGTCCTCGACCTGCCCCGCTCCGACGACTACGCGATCGCCGGTGACGACCTCGTCGAGGACTACGTCCGACTCACCGCCGCCGTCGCAGGCGCCGCCGCCAGCGGCTCGACGCAGCCACGGGTCGTGTACACGGCGATGCACGGCGTCGGCTGGGAGGTGGCGCGCCGCGTCTTCGCCACGGCCGGGTTCAC is a genomic window of Frondihabitans peucedani containing:
- a CDS encoding NAD(P)H-quinone dehydrogenase, translating into MSYEFERKHRIAIIGGGPGGYEAALSGAQLGAEVTLVEGVGIGGAAVITDVVPSKALIAVAEASNALGDAADLGVQFFTRGDSGRPVRPQVAVNLQAVNERLVRLARQQSEDMRAQLIRAGVRLVSGIGRLADPSTVVVSTVGSTEDGRAVAGTDFDEIEADTVVISTGARPRELETARPDGERILTWTQLYTLRSVPEHLIVVGSGVTGAEFASAYRALGSEVTLVSSRDRVLPGEDADAAGVIEDVFTRNGMRVLSKARAQSVEREGDVVVATLTDGRRIEGTHCLLAVGSVPNTAGIGLAEAGVQLTETGHIRVNRVARTSIPSVYAAGDCSDFLPLASVASMQGRTAVFHAMGDAVTPIEIRNVTSNIFTQPEIATVGWTQAQIEDGTAQGEIYKLPLASNPRAKMMGIRDGFVKIFARTGSGTVIGGVIVAPNASELVFPLALAVEHRLTVDQVARAFTVYPSLSGSIADAARAMHIVN
- a CDS encoding purine-nucleoside phosphorylase, whose amino-acid sequence is MSSTTTNPLDDPSADPFEIAATAADEIARATGVAHHDVALTLGSGWAKAAELIGETVAEIPATEITGFSASAVVGHSGSLRSIALADGRHALVIGARTHYYEGHGVRRVVHSVRTAAATGAKIMILTNGAGGIRETWTPGSPVLISDHINLTADSPLEGATFIDLTDLYSKRLRDLARTIDPTLDEGVYTQFRGPHYETPAEVQMAKAIGGHIVGMSTSLEAIAARQAGMEILGFSLITNLAAGIQKTPLSHAEVLQAGRDAEPVISDLLARVVAAL